One window of the Arthrobacter sp. D5-1 genome contains the following:
- a CDS encoding aminotransferase class I/II-fold pyridoxal phosphate-dependent enzyme, producing the protein MSTPSPSPKIGTPSRAWRSRADAWEFLGYALRQLASARHQESGLLSQIDRTFALLAAVEPYWAEPGVNTVAQLRQLIDDGEPQAALQLLGGLSHLPLASAGETAAVPRAELPDEEAVDQPEPAERPRFEVLVVDTMDPEEAEALKNTMAAQRRPSDAFTYTVNVVPSYEDALVAIMLNPDIQSVVLRPGFSLRSTHLLGSDLQRFLARHTSADLQDSRPIRRILALADAISGLRPELDVYLVAGVSIESLAGSLTRKFRRIFRRQDHLDLHLSLLSGVAERYETPFFTALQDYSRRPASVFHALPISRGASVGTSPWIRDMADFYGTNLLLAETSATSGGLDSLLDPHGSIKRAQELAARAFGAQRTYFVTNGTSTANKIVHQSLLAPGDVVLVDRNCHKSHHYAFMLAGARVSYLDAYPLDKYAFYGAVPLASLKRRLLQYRRAGRLHEVKMVTLTNCTFDGVVYDVERVMEECLAIKPDLVFLWDEAWFAFARSHPVYRRRTGMAAAAALEASFSDPAYATRYAEQAAALHDPVTGEPVDDEAWLNTRLIPDPAKARLRVYATQSTHKTLTSLRQGSMIHVYDQDFADSNRESFREAYMTHTSTSPNYQILASLDIGRRQVELEGFGLVQRQSDLAVSVAQAVARHPLLKKYFRVLTSRDLIGPRYRETGSSMPLRDGLSELEDAWQRDEFVIDPSRLTLDISKTGIDGDTFRHSYLMDDHGIQVNKTSRNTVLFMTNIGTSRSSVAYLIEVLVKLAEGFENPHPSARARTLPASSDAPRPTPPLPDFSTFAARFRRDDSCEDGDIRAAYFESYKPDSTVYLSAAEVAAAVAKGQEVVSAGFVTPYPPGFPILVPGQVITRQTLEFMAALDTREIHGFDHERGYRVFAEPASSSVLELVAVAS; encoded by the coding sequence ATGAGCACCCCTTCCCCGTCCCCCAAAATCGGCACCCCCAGCAGGGCCTGGCGGTCCCGAGCCGATGCGTGGGAGTTTTTGGGATACGCCCTCAGGCAGCTCGCTTCGGCCCGACACCAGGAGTCTGGTTTGCTGTCCCAGATCGACCGGACTTTTGCCCTCCTGGCGGCGGTGGAACCCTATTGGGCCGAGCCTGGAGTCAACACCGTGGCCCAGTTGCGCCAATTAATCGACGACGGCGAACCCCAGGCCGCGCTCCAGCTTCTGGGCGGTTTGTCCCACCTCCCGCTCGCCTCTGCCGGGGAAACAGCTGCGGTGCCGCGCGCTGAGCTCCCGGACGAGGAAGCTGTTGACCAGCCCGAGCCGGCGGAGCGGCCACGCTTTGAGGTCCTGGTGGTGGACACCATGGATCCCGAAGAAGCCGAGGCGCTCAAGAACACCATGGCTGCGCAGCGCCGTCCTTCGGATGCGTTCACGTACACGGTCAACGTGGTTCCCAGCTATGAGGATGCGTTGGTGGCCATCATGCTGAACCCCGATATCCAGTCCGTTGTTCTTCGCCCGGGCTTTTCCCTCCGCAGCACCCATCTGTTGGGCAGCGACCTCCAGCGGTTCCTGGCCCGGCACACCTCGGCTGACTTGCAGGACTCGCGACCCATCAGACGGATCCTTGCGCTGGCCGATGCAATTTCCGGGCTGCGGCCGGAACTGGACGTCTACTTGGTGGCAGGGGTTTCCATCGAGTCCCTGGCGGGATCCCTCACCAGGAAGTTCCGGCGGATTTTCCGGCGACAGGATCATCTGGACCTGCATCTGTCACTGCTGTCCGGGGTGGCCGAACGCTACGAAACACCGTTCTTCACGGCGCTGCAGGACTACAGCCGCCGCCCGGCCAGCGTCTTCCACGCCCTGCCGATTTCCCGGGGTGCGTCTGTAGGAACGTCACCGTGGATCCGGGACATGGCCGATTTCTACGGGACAAACCTCCTGTTGGCCGAAACGTCCGCCACCTCAGGCGGTCTGGACTCTTTGCTGGATCCGCACGGGTCCATCAAACGCGCACAGGAACTCGCCGCCCGGGCCTTTGGGGCGCAACGAACCTACTTTGTCACCAACGGCACATCCACGGCCAACAAGATCGTGCACCAGTCCCTGCTTGCCCCGGGCGATGTTGTGCTGGTGGACCGCAACTGCCACAAATCGCACCACTACGCCTTTATGCTTGCCGGTGCCCGTGTGTCCTACTTGGATGCCTATCCCCTGGACAAGTACGCGTTTTATGGTGCTGTCCCTCTGGCCAGCCTGAAGCGCAGGCTCCTGCAGTACCGCCGGGCGGGCCGGCTCCACGAGGTGAAAATGGTGACCCTCACCAACTGCACCTTTGACGGCGTTGTGTACGACGTCGAAAGGGTCATGGAGGAATGCCTGGCCATCAAACCGGATCTCGTCTTCCTATGGGATGAGGCGTGGTTTGCCTTCGCCCGCTCCCATCCGGTGTACCGCCGTCGAACCGGCATGGCGGCAGCAGCCGCCCTGGAAGCTTCCTTCAGCGATCCTGCCTACGCCACCCGGTACGCGGAACAGGCCGCCGCCCTTCATGACCCGGTCACCGGCGAACCCGTTGATGACGAAGCCTGGCTCAACACCAGGCTTATTCCGGATCCTGCCAAGGCACGCCTCCGGGTCTACGCAACGCAGTCAACCCACAAAACGTTGACCTCGTTGCGGCAGGGTTCCATGATCCACGTGTATGACCAAGACTTCGCCGACTCCAACCGGGAGTCCTTCCGCGAGGCGTACATGACCCACACGTCCACCTCCCCCAACTACCAAATTCTGGCTTCCCTGGACATTGGCAGACGACAGGTGGAACTGGAAGGTTTCGGCCTGGTGCAACGGCAATCCGACCTTGCCGTATCCGTGGCCCAGGCCGTGGCCCGGCATCCCCTGCTGAAGAAGTACTTCCGTGTGCTGACCTCGCGGGACCTCATCGGTCCGCGCTATAGGGAAACCGGCTCCAGCATGCCGCTGCGGGATGGGCTGTCGGAGCTGGAGGACGCCTGGCAGCGGGACGAGTTCGTCATCGATCCCAGCCGCCTCACGCTGGACATCAGCAAAACAGGGATCGACGGCGACACTTTCCGCCACAGCTACCTCATGGACGATCACGGCATCCAGGTGAACAAGACGTCACGGAACACTGTGCTGTTCATGACCAACATCGGCACGTCCCGAAGCTCCGTGGCGTACCTGATCGAGGTCCTGGTGAAACTCGCTGAAGGCTTTGAGAACCCGCATCCTTCGGCGCGGGCTCGGACGCTACCTGCCTCGTCCGACGCTCCCCGCCCGACTCCCCCGCTCCCGGACTTCAGCACCTTCGCCGCGCGCTTCCGTAGGGATGATTCCTGCGAGGACGGTGATATCCGGGCCGCCTACTTTGAGAGTTACAAACCCGATTCCACGGTGTACCTGTCCGCGGCTGAGGTGGCTGCGGCGGTGGCCAAGGGACAGGAGGTGGTCTCGGCAGGATTCGTTACGCCGTATCCGCCCGGATTCCCCATCCTGGTCCCCGGGCAGGTGATCACCCGGCAAACCCTCGAATTCATGGCCGCCTTGGATACGCGTGAAATCCATGGGTTCGATCACGAACGGGGGTACCGGGTGTTCGCGGAGCCTGCTTCTTCTTCTGTTCTCGAGTTGGTGGCGGTGGCGTCCTAG
- a CDS encoding LLM class flavin-dependent oxidoreductase: MHNKRIGFLSFGHWARVPGSLVPTAGEALKQGIELAVAAEELGIDGAFFRVHHFARQQASPFPLLSAIAARTSRIEMGTGVIDMRYENSLYMAEEAAATDLISDGRLQLGVSRGSPEPARNGAANFGYVPEDGEDGGDMARRHTALFRKAIAGHGVAEADPHYAGGATGLLPIQPQSPGLPQRIWWGAGTRKTAVWAAEQGMNLMSSTLLTEDTGVPFDELQAEQIRMFREAWAAAGHDFEPRISVSRSVIPIVDDVDNHYFGLRAQADSQDQVGILDGALSRFGKSYIGEPDQLADELANDAAVQAADTVLLTVPNQLGVDYNAKLLGNVAKHVAPAFGWSAKV; the protein is encoded by the coding sequence ATGCACAACAAACGGATCGGTTTCCTCTCCTTCGGTCACTGGGCCCGCGTCCCGGGTTCCCTCGTGCCAACGGCTGGGGAGGCCCTGAAACAGGGCATCGAACTCGCTGTGGCCGCTGAGGAACTGGGCATCGACGGGGCCTTCTTCCGAGTGCACCACTTCGCCCGGCAGCAAGCATCGCCCTTTCCACTGCTGAGCGCTATTGCGGCACGGACCAGCCGGATCGAAATGGGCACCGGCGTGATCGACATGAGATACGAAAACAGCCTCTACATGGCCGAGGAAGCAGCAGCCACAGACCTCATCAGTGATGGGCGGTTGCAGCTCGGAGTGAGCCGTGGTTCACCCGAACCTGCACGGAACGGAGCAGCGAACTTCGGCTACGTCCCCGAGGACGGTGAGGACGGTGGCGACATGGCCCGCCGCCACACTGCATTGTTCCGCAAAGCCATCGCCGGGCACGGGGTGGCCGAAGCGGACCCCCATTACGCCGGCGGGGCCACAGGTCTGCTGCCCATCCAACCCCAGTCACCCGGCCTCCCGCAGAGAATCTGGTGGGGCGCCGGAACCCGGAAGACTGCAGTCTGGGCAGCAGAGCAAGGCATGAACCTCATGAGTTCAACCCTCCTCACCGAGGACACCGGTGTTCCTTTCGACGAACTGCAGGCAGAGCAGATCCGAATGTTCCGCGAAGCCTGGGCCGCCGCAGGGCACGACTTTGAACCGAGGATCTCCGTCAGCCGCAGCGTGATCCCCATCGTGGACGACGTCGACAACCACTACTTCGGTCTGCGCGCCCAAGCGGACAGCCAAGACCAAGTGGGAATTCTCGACGGCGCGTTGTCCCGTTTCGGGAAGAGCTACATCGGCGAGCCGGATCAACTAGCAGACGAACTGGCGAACGACGCAGCCGTGCAAGCAGCCGACACGGTCCTGCTCACAGTGCCCAACCAGCTTGGCGTCGACTACAACGCCAAGCTGCTGGGCAACGTCGCCAAGCACGTCGCCCCTGCTTTCGGTTGGAGCGCCAAAGTCTAG